A segment of the Triticum urartu cultivar G1812 chromosome 1, Tu2.1, whole genome shotgun sequence genome:
gatgtaggagagtagtAGAGCGTAGAGATGGTACTTGATATGTTGTCCCGTGGTAGATTTGATCAACTGTGGTACCGCTTCGTTGTCACGGCTGTGCTCAGATCTCTTTGAAGTTCGGACCTGAcaccatgcggtactaccgctcctcaggagcggtactaccgcgcgaGGCGCGGCACTAAAAGTTTACTGCCACTCCGAGACACGGTACTATCGTGCCATcctggcgcggtactaccgtggctaGGAGCAGCACTAAAATTTTAGTACCACGCACCCATGCAGTACTATCGTTGTTGTCAAATCTCCCATGTGGCAGTTACCAAGTGTGAGTTCTACTTGTTTCACCTGTTTTGTTGTGGTATTTGCATTGACCCTTCTCGTTTCTCTTGTGTGTTCTTGTGTTGTGTGTCATAGGTGGTGGCTCCGGTTCCAATGTCCGTCATTCGAACCCCGTTCGCGACACGGGCTCGAAGCGTCTGCGCAACCAAGATGAAGCACCTGAGGGCTCCAATGCCCACCAACGCAGAACCAAGTCAACCGTAACCAAGCAGAAGGAGCCAGCAATGGGCATGGATGAGATACCACTTGCTGAGTTTGCCTCTCGCGGGAAGATCAACCCCTATGTGAATCCCCGTGCAAATTTCAGAGGGAATGACTTGTTCTGGACCAAGCAGTAGAATCTTATCTATCtagatgtgatcaaggccaagcagAACATCTATGTGGACGTGCACTGGATTGACATGACTCATATGAGGCAGGATAAGCATCGTGCCTATTTTGGTGAGGCTTTGGATCTGGTGGAGCAGTTTGGCATTGAGGATGTGATATCTTTCCATCTGGATTATGACCCTGAGATTGTGTCCCAGTTCTTTGCCTCGGTCCACTTCCATACTGATGAGGAACGGAccatgacctggatgaccaacggACAGCGGATGACTGCTACATGGAAGGACTTCATGGATTTGCTTCGGGTTCCTGATGAGGGGCTCAACACGCCCATTGGTGTTCGCCCTCATGCCATTTCCGAGTCAGCCAATAAGAACAAGCTTCAGCCCTACTATGTTGAGAAGTTGCTTCCCAGTGGCAAGAAGGCGTGGGTGCTGAACTCCTTCCTTGACATCATGTATCGCATCTTCCGCAACTCCCTATTTCCACGCATTAGTGACAAGGACAAGGTGCATGCCTATCTTGTGGATATGATGCTTATTTGTGAGGAGGCGCGGCATTCTCAGTTGCAACCACTTGACgtctcacatatcatgtggtgcgAGCTTCGGTTTGCAGTGTTCAACCGTAAGGTACCCATCTATGGTCCTTACCTTCTGTTGATCTCGAAGACTTGGGAGAAGCTCTATCCCGATGATGAGTTTCTTGCCCCTGACTGGACTCGTCATGAGCCCATCAAGCTCCGTGTCAAGACCCAGTGGGCCAACACTACTACCCATGCTGAGGCAGTGGCAGCTCAGATGGATGTGGATGAGGATGAGATTGAGGAGGAGGACGCCGATGAGGACAACTCTGCTGGCTACTCGCCTTCATCTTCTGAGCCCTCTTGGGCTAAGAAGCTGAAGAACAAGATGAATGCTCTGTTCTGCATGCAGGTCAAGGGGCAGTACCGGTCTCATGTTGCTCAGAAGGAGAGTCACCGCCGCAACAAGCGGATCTTGAGGACGTTTGGCGAGGAGATATCCAGCGGGTCTGAGAAGGTCATCACGCCAGAGGCAGCCTAGATGGCGAAGTAGGGCTACAAGTGGACTGATTCTGAGGAGTACAAGGAGGAAACTGTCCCCACTACCGAGCCTGACGAGGAACGTGACGAGTGATCGCTTCAGCTTGAGCCACCACTTGTGtcgtaggtgtcctctctgcctttttggtgtctcgatgcgaaagggggagagagtgtaggatTTGCGAGTTGTGTGTCGTGTTTCGTATTGTCGCTTTGCTTTCGTTCCATTGAACCTCGtttgctttggtttggtttgtGCTTGTGAGACCTTtctatcatatggtgtaagacatatgcactctagcATACCTTATTGAGCCTATGCTATCTCGTAATCTTTACTTTATGCTCTTAGTTATTATCTTGCTTAGTGTTAGCCTTATTGTTGCAAGATATGCCttgtctataaaatataggggaagtgttgatcctagtatgtgtgccgtgcagtccaaagcacttaTCCAGATAACaaacatctagggggagcccgtctatattttagaGATATGGGGTTTGCCCATGTTCTATGTTATCTCcctttgtgcaaatcccgtattgtcatcaatccaccaaaaagggggagattgtaagggcatatttatcccttagttgttttggtgattgatgacaatgcttttgcggaaTAATCGTGTGCATTGAGTATTTCAGACATTTTCAtaggcacaagacgatttggtgccctcgaagactattgaagacgaCGTTTCTCTACTTTTcttcgtaggaaagccgtactattaagagggggtccgctttggaaaggtttgggtggaatcatcacgtacacgtctacTCCATTTGCATCGCCTTTCCTTTGgcactttggagcatcctccgtcTTTTCTTGTCCATGCAAAATGTCGTGTTTGCTGCACTGGggcatgcggtagtactgctcctaggagcggtagtaccgcaggcccttgcggtagtaccagcctctggcgcggtagtaccgctagtgcccatggtagtaccgcttccttggagcggtagtactgTGGCCTCGGGCCAGGCGCTGCTGCTAttgcggtagtaggggcggatgtaattttttacatccgcgccctacgcggtagtaccgcgccaggggcgcggtagtaccgtgcgctCTGGCCAGGCTCAGCAGCTTGCGCGgcagtaggggcggatgtaattttttacatccgcgccccgcgcggtagtaccgctcctggATTACGGTACTACCGTGCCGGATTTTGCATAGATCCCAACTCAGCGGAAGTTGCCATGAATGTATTTTATATGTCCGTGCCTTCCCAAAATCTGGACTatccctgccttgcggtagtaccgcaagggggagcggtagtaccgcgccaaCGGTTCTACCGCCCCCTGCTTCATTGCATCTAGGCTGTTCTGGTTTCTGCTGCtcgggcggtagtaccgtgtgcccttgcggtagtaccgcgttcccggcgcggtagtaccgtgctacgcaggctgagttggtggataatggttggatttgttcttccactatataaggggtgtcttcttctccgggttgactacctcttccacccctaagctccattgttgctccaagctccattttcgcccaatctctctccctagccaatcaaacttgtttattctttagggattggttgagaaggcctcgatctacacttccaccaagagaaatttgattccccctcTAAtaccttgcggatcttgttactcttgggtgtttgagcaccctagacgattgaggtcaccgcggagccatatttcattgtggtgaagcttcatggtgtcattgggagcctccaattaagttgtggagattgccccaaccttgtttgtaaaggttcggtcgccgcctccaagggcatcAATAGTGGAACCAcaacatctcgcattgtgtgagggcatgagtagaatacggtggccctagtggcttcttggggagcattgtgcctccacaccgctccacggagacgtacttcccctcaaaatgaaggaacttcggtaacacatcctcgtcttcaccggctccactcttggttatctcgtgcctttacttgtgcaagcttatttgtgttgtttcccttgcttgcttgtgtgcttgttcttgttgcatcatataggttgctcacctagttgcatttctagacaacctactttgatgcaaagtttaaattggtaaagaaaagctaaaaattgttagttgcctattcactccccctctagtcaactatatcgatcctttcactcGGCTTTCTCGGGTCTGACTATCAATTTTCATAAAAGTACGTTAGTGCCAATTTCTATGGACGCAGCTGTGGCTGCTGAGATTGCTCAGCTGTTTGGTTGCTCTCTGTCCTCTGTTCCATGTACATATCTCGGGTTGCCCTTGTCTCTAAACAAGATCACGCACGGGATGCTACTACCTGTTATACACAGAGTAGACCGCAGGCTCTCGAGCTGGTTGGCTACTTTCTTAACGCTGGGAGGAAGGCTCACTCTTGTCAACTCTGTGTTAGCCGACATACCCAGTTATTTCATGTCATGCTTCCCATGGCCTAAAGAGTCCATCAATCTGCTTGACAGTCTTCTGTGTGCTTTCCTATGGCAAggcaaaaacaagattaaaggTGGCCAGTGCCTTGTGGCTTGGGACAAGGTCACTCTTCATCGGGAAAGTGGCGGCTTGGGTGTGAGGAACCTCCAAGCCCATAATCAAGCAATGTTGTGCAAGTTTCTTTCCAAGATTCTGCAATCTTCTAACATTCCGTGCTATCAGTGGTTTGCTTCACAATATCTCAAGAAGACCATTCCGCTTGGTGCCAATAGCAGAGATACATCTTTGTGGAGAGGTTTCAAGAATCATATCCCTTTGGTCATCAACTCCTCGCGGTGTACTTTGGGCTCCGGTAACATCATATCCTTTTGGCATGCCCAATGGCTTGAAAATGGTAGACTCTGTTTGTTGTTGCCAATCCTATATTCCTTTGTCAGGGACCGTTGTTGTTCGGTTCAGTCGCAATTTTCAGATGGATCATGGTCAGTACAGCTACACCCAAACCTCTCCCACTCTGTCGAGCAGGAGCTCCTCTTGCTGCACCAACTAATTGCACCTACAACTCCTGATGACGCACGCCAGGATGTGCGTACTCCCTCTGTGTTCACCAAGCAAATCAGTGCAGGATATTTTTACCGGCTGCTGACGTTCAGGGGAGTCAGCTGTGCTTTTCACTTTTGGGTCTGGGACGCGTTGATACCTCTGAAGCCCAAAACCTTTCTCTGGCTAGTCTTTTGGGATCGTCTCAACACCAAAAATAATACGGTCAAGAAACATTGGGTGGCCATCGCTCCAAGTGCGGGCTGTGATCTTTGTCCCACGGTGGAATCAATTCATCACATAGTGCTGCGTTGCCGACCGGCATCTGCCCTCTGGCATCGGTTGCTTCTGGCCCCTTTCGCATGCGGATCGACCGACATCATATCCTTTGTTCAACAAGCTGCCTCTCATTTGGAGATCAACCGCAAATGGAATGTCGCTTTTGCCGCATGTGCCATCACTCTCTGGCATGCACGAAATGATCGGATCTTCAATTCACGTTTATGGACAGACTCCTACATAAGGTTCTATGCTGCGGATCTACTACGCCTATGGTGCTGCGGAGCCACAAAGCAGCAGGACAAAGAGGATCTCATGTTTTGGGGCAATTTACTAGCTGAATAGTTTTTTTTCTCCTGATGTTAACTCTACTTACCCTGGAAAATACGAAGGAGAACCTGGGTACCGGCGCACCCTATATGCAAAAAATGtttagtaattcaaaaaaaagttcAAATCTTTTTTAGTATCAAACATGATCAAGTATTGTAGCCGTATAAAAAGATTCGTCAGAAAATGACTTTGTTTGCATCCTGGGTCAAAGATTTGGCAAAAAAACGCTATATACAAGTACTATACACACTATATTGTCGTCATAAGCTTGTCTTTTTTGCCCTGAAGTCAATATGAATCATTTTTTGTCCAAACCTTTTATACGAGTACAATACCTAATCATGTTTGATTTTAAAAAAGATTTggaattttttgaactttttaaaattACTATTTTTTTGCGCATATAGGGTGCGCGGGTACCCGAGAGCACCAAGTTCTCGTCCTacttacccccccccccccccccctttctgGTGCACCCCACAAAGCCCCATGTTGAAATTTAAGGGCGACTCCGTGCCTCCTTTTGTCTTcaatttttttttttttgcagtAGGTGAGAGGCAGTCGGGAACTTTCCCCTTTCCTCTACATTGTTTGAGAGAGACGAAAGAAGGCGAGCAGAGGCTTTCTGGCCGGTTTGATACTCATCATGCGCGGTGCAGCGGTGTAAATAGTAGTTGCAGTCGAGCTGTTTCATACACGGTGAATAATCTCGGGATTCAgatccccgcaaaaaaaaaaaaactaggGATTCCGATGGGAAAAGGAGGGGGGGTTCCATTTCCGTTCCGGCGGATCTCCTGTTGGGATTCGAATCGAAGTCGGTTACTGCCCGCTCTAGTAGTACTAGTGCATATATATACCACACCGGCGGTGCGCGGCGGCGGCCCATTTCAATTGATCCGCTTAGATCGATCCGGGGGAAGAACCAATAAATCGATCGAGAGAAAAGAGGAATAATCAATCGATCGATCCAGAGAAAGAGAGGAGGGATCGATCGATCGAGATCGAGGGAAAGAGGGGAGGCGATGCTGTCCCTTCTCTCCACCAGCGCGGAGGTCGCGCAGGAGGCGGAGGACGGCGGCCATGGCCGGGACGCCGTCCTGATGCGGGTCGACCGTCTCGGGGACGCTCCGAGGGCGCTGACAGACGTGACCCGCCTCGTCGCGGACCAAGACTGGAGGGTGCTCAACGTCCTGCAGAtccgggaggcggcggcgctgggcgGAGCGCTCTCCGACGCCGCGCGCTCGCTTCGGAAGATTCGCCGCGCGCTGCGCCAGCTGTTGAGAGCACGCGACGCTCTCGTGGAGGCGCTCCCCAGGATCAGGCGGAGGTACGGGGATCTCACCCTGCCCGACGACACGAGTTTTGACGGCCTCTGCGCGGCCGCAAACTTCATGGCCGTCATCGGTTGGACCTACGGGTTCGGCAGCGGCTACCTCGGGGACGAGGCGGATTCTCTAGTCGCCATCGTGCGGGACGCGATGCCTGCACCCATGGTGGTGCCCAAGGCGTTCCGCCACCGCAAGAGCAGCCTCGAGTACCGCCGCGTCGGCGCCCCTCCGCTCTACGCCGAGCTGCTGGCCCTGCTCGTGCCGTTCCGCGACGCCCAGCGCAAGGTCGAAAGGCGGCTGCCCCGCATCCTCCCGGTCGTGGCCTCTCTGCAGGAGCAGGCGGCTCCGGTGGGAGAGGCCACCCATGGGCATGGGGTGACCCGTCAGTCGCCCGCCATGCCGGCCATCGCTGCTGAGTGGGCCTCTGCTCTGGCGGCGCCCTCCCTCAGCGCCTCCACGTTCGACGACGTGCTACCGCGCATTGTCGTCCATCTCCGGCAGCTCCGGGATTCCCTCGACGCGCCCGTGCACCTCCTCTACGACCGGTTCACTGGCGATGTGGTCGTCCGCTCCCTTCGTGACGTCCCCGAGGTGCGCACCAACTCCAGGCTGCTCCTCAACAGCGCCAATGAGCCCTCCCATCGCATCACCATTGTCCTCGATGGCCTGAGGACGTTCTCCGAGGCCAACGAGTTGCGCCTGCATCTCTTGGCTGGCGTGGACGAGTGCGGGTGGCGGGTGGCGAGGGGTCTGCCTCAGCTCGAGCAGGCGGCGCTGCTCTATGACGCCATTTTGAAGCTCAAGGCGGCCCTGGAGAAGGTGCACACGGCCGACGTCTACAATGCAGCCGCCGACCAAGACTTCCAGGAGTGCCGCGCTCGTGCGGCAAAGCTTCGGTACCTCTTCGACGGCGACCTCTCCGTCGTCTCCTCAGGGGCACACGCCCTCCTCCTCGTCGTGGACGACCTCGTGCGGAACCAGCTACACAACATGCTTTTCCCTGCGTTGGAGCAGTTAGACATCCTTTGCACCGAGGACGTCAGTTTCATCCAGGCATGATGCGACCAGCTTGCACCAAATGCATACAAGTGACAGTGATGATGGTTTCGGTTCACTTGTGTTACTTATTGCTTTTGTGCATGCCCAACGTCTACGTAGGAGTACTTCGGCCTCTTTTTTTTTTATTGCGAATAGTTTACTGTGTATATTGAGAAGAATGCTCAGTCTGACTCTTAACCGTCCATTTGTTTATCGACGATATCTCATATCTCTTTGGTGCACTGGTTCTGCACTGCACTGACGGTTCACAATCCGTTCGTTGCAAAGGCTAGGTTCCTCTTTATTTCTGCTTTGTTGCAAGAACTTTACCGTTACATGCACAGCTGAAGCTTCAACGGTCCAGAGTGACCTAGAACATCTAAGCTAAATCTACATCCAATAAACATGCTTATACAAAAAAAATCTGAACATCCCACGGCTACATCCAGAGCAGCAGCACACATCAAATGGTTCAGGCTTTATATTTCTTGATTGCCAACCCTCATCAACCATTGAACACCGAATGATTGGATGAAACATCTGCCCTTCAAAACTCTACAACAAAACATCACTGCACTAGCATCTCTAATTAAAATAGCTGCAAATAATCTCTTAATATTGTATTAACACAACTTATAATATCTCTATATGAACATATAACTCAATATAACACAGAGTCCCACTTCCGGAGTTGAACAAAAGCCTGGCCAATAAATCTCTTATTGTTCACAGCAACAAAATTAATAGACACACCAATCAGTATCTATTGCTACCAAGATACCAACATACCACGTCATTGATCCACTGGTACctttttctcgaaaaggaggacTACCTCGGGCCTGTGCATCAAGCGATGCACACAGCCATGATCTACCTACTTTCCAATATGGCATCGAGGACAGGGCCCCAGAACCTCGAATTGAACAGCCGAGGGAACTCTTCCCTTGATGTATCTATCCGCTGTCTCCACGGCTCTATGAGCTTCCTCGAGAGCTCTCTTGCTCAATGATGAACATTTGCCAATCATTCTTGCGGTTGGCAATTTGCCAATGTTACAAGTCATCCTATCGTAGCCATAGGTTGTGTCCAGCGTTAAGCGCTCAAGTGAATGTGTTGTCTCGAGGATGTGAATTGTGAGCTCAACCAGGCTCTTGGCAGAACAGAAGCCCGTGATCATCACCTTCCTGAGACTGTCATTCCGAAAATCCAGATTCTTCCTCCGGTATTCAGTGTCGTCTCCAACAACAGGATCATGCACCATAGCATTCTCCTCTACCTGCAGATACATATTGAGGATCAAATACCATTCTTCTGATAACAAGAGTGTAATGCATTAATAGCAGGGATACTCTGAGAGATGTATATAGTGACTTACGCGTAGGATGAAAGATTCCAAGGCAGGAGAAGCATCAAGAAAAGAAACCAGAGAGAAGACATCATAGTTCGGGGATAACCAGGGTTCAAGGAGTGAAATTTTCAAGTTCTTGAGGTGGGGGAGCTTGGACGGCAGCATCGGAGTGTTGGCATTCTGAAAAATAAATCCCAAGATTAATCATGCTTTATTTCAACATACATGTCTTACGTACATACACATACACATACTTGAATGGTCCTTATAATATGATCATTGAGACATTAAAACCAACACATACCTCACTACGACCGCTGTGCAGGGTGAGGCTCTCAACATTGTGCGCGATGGACGGAAGGCTAAATCGAGCATAAGAGAGAATACCAGACTGGTTGACAGGTGAAATATCTACGTTCCTAAGTTGCGAAGAATTTTGGACATGGATGACCGGTGTCCCCCAATAGTGAAAAGAGCAAAGACGCGGAGCATCTATCTCTACCACCCGCACCATCTCGCATTTTTTAACACTGAGGAACTTGAGCTGCTGCAGCGTACAAGGTATTTTCAAGCAAACTATCCCACTACATGCTTCAATCTCTAGCCACTCCAGGATGGAAGATTTAGACAGCAAGTGCCCTAATCCATCCTCAGTAACTTGGACATAACACAGACTCAAACTTTTCAATTTTCTCAACTGCCCAAGTACTGATGTGTGATGAAAAGCACAACCAAAGAGGCTAAGAGACTGAATTGAACTTGCTGCTGCCTCATTAGATAAAACTGAACACGGGAAGCTGTAGATTTTCTTGACGACTAAAGGCAACAGCAAGCTAAATTCTTGGATCCCAGGTTTAATGATTCGGAGCCACCTGTCGAGGTAGGAGGCTTTGATATCTCTGCAAGGGCCAATATCAAGTTTAAGTGTCTTCACCTTCACCCCATTGTGATAATGGTTTGTAAGAATTTTGTCAACTTTGTCAATGAGAAGGGTTTTCCATTCCTCATTTTTTCTGTCGAAACCAAGTGTACGCTCACTGAGTATGAGGCTGGAATAGCTTCTCCAGGAACGCCGAAACCTACGGGACACACAGGCAGCATGAGCAGCATCATGTACTGGCAAGAGAGAATGTATATGATGTATGATGTCCTGCAGAACCAACGTTGACAGGTGGAACTGTTAGCTGACTCCAATAAATAACACCAGCAGTGGTGGATTCATTACCAAAGTCCTATGTATGTGTTCCTGTGCTAGCAGTTGTGATAAAAAAAATCATTGTAACTAGGATACTTCATTGCCAGCAACACATACCTCTGGGAGTTCCTCCAGACCAAGTTCTTGTCTCATATTTTGCGTGCTTTCACCTTGTTTGCAGGTTGCACCATTTGTTTCAGTTGATGAAGCCTTCGACCCACTACCTGCAACACAGTGGAGCAAGAGAGAAGTATGAACTCTCACGGACCAGTGATGcctgaacaaggaaatataaaaaCGTGGTACAAAAGAAAGAATCCGGAATAGTCAGTCCAGTTAGGCCTCATTTGTTTAATCCCACCCCTGCCTGGATTGGGATCCAAAACCCACGGATTGGCAGGGATCGGCCCGGCGCATTCAGTTACACCCCCCGGGGATCTAAACCCCATCCAGTACCCTCCCTACCCCGTGGTTTTGGCCAGGGAAAAAATATCTCCTCCCTATGCGTGGAATTAATCCCGAACCGTTATGACTTTTCGAGGAAAAAAGCACCCCTCTGCCCCCGGCCTCTCTCTCCTGCGATTGCTGAGAAGGGGCCGCCGCAACAAAGCGCTCATCCCTTGCTTGCTGCTTCGCGTTCTTTCTATTTCATCCCAGTACATTCCGGGATAGGCGGCTAATATAATATGTGCAGTAGTTGTCGTCTGACCAATCGGCTCGGACACCAGACCACTTGTGCCCGCCCATTCTATCTCGCCCTAAATGGAATGGCTCTCTTAGTTACGCTGTGCCCCGACCTGAGTCCCCACAAGCGCAAATTGGAACCAGAAGCGAGTGGCCGGCGCAACGGTCTGGAGGCAACGGGCTACTTACCTCTCTCA
Coding sequences within it:
- the LOC125528035 gene encoding uncharacterized protein LOC125528035 isoform X3; translation: MVWRNSQRFRRSWRSYSSLILSERTLGFDRKNEEWKTLLIDKVDKILTNHYHNGVKVKTLKLDIGPCRDIKASYLDRWLRIIKPGIQEFSLLLPLVVKKIYSFPCSVLSNEAAASSIQSLSLFGCAFHHTSVLGQLRKLKSLSLCYVQVTEDGLGHLLSKSSILEWLEIEACSGIVCLKIPCTLQQLKFLSVKKCEMVRVVEIDAPRLCSFHYWGTPVIHVQNSSQLRNVDISPVNQSGILSYARFSLPSIAHNVESLTLHSGRSENANTPMLPSKLPHLKNLKISLLEPWLSPNYDVFSLVSFLDASPALESFILRVEENAMVHDPVVGDDTEYRRKNLDFRNDSLRKVMITGFCSAKSLVELTIHILETTHSLERLTLDTTYGYDRMTCNIGKLPTARMIGKCSSLSKRALEEAHRAVETADRYIKGRVPSAVQFEVLGPCPRCHIGK
- the LOC125528035 gene encoding uncharacterized protein LOC125528035 isoform X1 — encoded protein: MSPRRARLRPGSCGSRFAAIHDALVRRTRRRHRHRHRLPAGSGSKASSTETNGATCKQGESTQNMRQELGLEELPEDIIHHIHSLLPVHDAAHAACVSRRFRRSWRSYSSLILSERTLGFDRKNEEWKTLLIDKVDKILTNHYHNGVKVKTLKLDIGPCRDIKASYLDRWLRIIKPGIQEFSLLLPLVVKKIYSFPCSVLSNEAAASSIQSLSLFGCAFHHTSVLGQLRKLKSLSLCYVQVTEDGLGHLLSKSSILEWLEIEACSGIVCLKIPCTLQQLKFLSVKKCEMVRVVEIDAPRLCSFHYWGTPVIHVQNSSQLRNVDISPVNQSGILSYARFSLPSIAHNVESLTLHSGRSENANTPMLPSKLPHLKNLKISLLEPWLSPNYDVFSLVSFLDASPALESFILRVEENAMVHDPVVGDDTEYRRKNLDFRNDSLRKVMITGFCSAKSLVELTIHILETTHSLERLTLDTTYGYDRMTCNIGKLPTARMIGKCSSLSKRALEEAHRAVETADRYIKGRVPSAVQFEVLGPCPRCHIGK
- the LOC125528035 gene encoding putative F-box/LRR-repeat protein At5g02700 isoform X2 gives rise to the protein MSPRRARLRPGSCGSRFAAIHDALVRRTRRRHRHRHRLPAGSGSKASSTETNGLEELPEDIIHHIHSLLPVHDAAHAACVSRRFRRSWRSYSSLILSERTLGFDRKNEEWKTLLIDKVDKILTNHYHNGVKVKTLKLDIGPCRDIKASYLDRWLRIIKPGIQEFSLLLPLVVKKIYSFPCSVLSNEAAASSIQSLSLFGCAFHHTSVLGQLRKLKSLSLCYVQVTEDGLGHLLSKSSILEWLEIEACSGIVCLKIPCTLQQLKFLSVKKCEMVRVVEIDAPRLCSFHYWGTPVIHVQNSSQLRNVDISPVNQSGILSYARFSLPSIAHNVESLTLHSGRSENANTPMLPSKLPHLKNLKISLLEPWLSPNYDVFSLVSFLDASPALESFILRVEENAMVHDPVVGDDTEYRRKNLDFRNDSLRKVMITGFCSAKSLVELTIHILETTHSLERLTLDTTYGYDRMTCNIGKLPTARMIGKCSSLSKRALEEAHRAVETADRYIKGRVPSAVQFEVLGPCPRCHIGK